A stretch of Gossypium hirsutum isolate 1008001.06 chromosome A06, Gossypium_hirsutum_v2.1, whole genome shotgun sequence DNA encodes these proteins:
- the LOC107928093 gene encoding DNA-directed RNA polymerase V subunit 1 — translation MEENSSSVILDGEIVGIKFCLASPKEILTASVSGFPINHVSQLSNSYLGLPLEFGKCSACGTSEPGQCEGHFGYIELPIPIYHPSHISELKRLLSLLCLKCLKLKNKFQMKSGSVAERLLSSCCENTPQVSIKEVKTTDGACYLELKQPSRQSKTNWNFLERYGFRYGDHHTRTLLPCEVVEILKRIPAQTRRKLSGKGFFPQEGYILQYLPVPPNCLSVPDVSDGVSVMSSDLSTSMLRKVLKQVEIIKSSRSGTPNFESHEVEANDLQSAVEQYLQVRGTVKASRSIDARYGVNKDASDSSTKAWLEKMRTLFIRKGSGFSSRSVITGDPYKKVNEIGIPSEIAQRITFEERVHMHNMRYLQNLVDNKLCLTYRDGGSTYSLREGSKGHTFLRPGQVVHRRIMDGDIVFINRPPTTHKHSLQALSVYVHDDHTVKINPLICGPLSADFDGDCIHLFYPQSLSAKAEVYELFSVEKQLLSSHSGNLNLQLATDSLLSLRVMLKTFLFKKADAQQLSMFLSSALPEPAFLKGNHVAPCWTAFQILQTAFPACLDCSSDRYLIGKSDILKVDFNKDLMQSVINEVVASIFYEKGPKEVLNFFDSLQPLLMENIFAEGFTVCLEDFSVSREVIENIQKDIQVISPLLYQLRSTYNELVELQMENHIRVAKAPIADFILKTSSLGNLIDSRSDSAVNKVVQQIGFLGMQLSDKGKFYSKTLVEDVAHQFQSIYPSDAIDYPSAEFGLIKSCFFRGLDPYEGIVHSISTREVMVRSTRGLSEPGTLFKNLMAILRDVVICYDGTVRNVSSNSIIQFQYGLSARTRPQFPAGEPVGVLAATAMSNPAYKAVLDSSPSSNSSWELMKEILLCKVSFKNDPIDRRVILYLKDCDCGRKYCQENAAYLVKNHLRRVKLKDIAVDFIIEYQQQQIVSEIEAGLVGHILLNKDLLKELSVSVQEIHMKCQETINSFCKKKKTAETFKRTDLFVSESCSIQQSCVDKWLDMPCLMFFFRNTNDDNLDSAIQILADIIYPVLLQTVIKGDPRICSAKIIWVNPDATTWIRNPSKTQKGELALEVVLEKSAVKQNGDAWRTVIDCCLPVLNIIDTHRSIPYAIKQVEQLLGISCAFEQAVQRLSTSVSMVTRGVLKEHLMLLANSMTCCGNLIGFNSGGYKTLSRSLNIQVPFTEATLFTPRKCFERAAEKCYDDSLSSIVASCSWGKRVAVGTGSRFDLLWNQESGSDQMSGMDVYNFLHMVCGAGGSNSNTACLGEEVDDLMDEWCLSPDHSTGLDKPVFEDAAEFENNLDGQSASANWEKDVSLDKVSDVGWDASGWNKNVEDVDKFAAAATSSEKQNEWSGWGASKSNSQVVSPKVDVGWDALSGWNKNAEEGDKFAAAATSSKKKNECSDWGARKSKSQDVVSPKVDVGWDALSAWNKNAEDGDNFAAAASSSKKQSEWSDWGMSKSKSQDVSSKTDGTCMKEKTELSGWGMKKFDTRDVLPVEERASKPNGWDSGASWGIMSKESEELDASAAAPWSGWGTKDSTPKKSLDETSKSSSWDTVSSWGKKIAAVHESGFTGNDNQPDQGRIENEWDNKASHVKPVQSASGWNNKVTEEKVVQPTSSWDEKASWEKPVQSMSGWVSSSVAGSDESPTKGWSKNSAWDQQKSQTMNNAWDQQKSPATNSSWDRQKSSTANNSWDQQKPPANSSWDQEKSPTMNNSWDQQKSPECSQGWGTLNDLNQPASSSGWDMPQGEDNTQNEKQHQWGQSKGSRRWASDANKKNRPVKPARMMNDDSSMAAMYTVTRQRLDMFTSEEKDILSDVEPLMQSIRKIMHQTGYNDGDPLSADDQTFVLDNVLAHHPDKAVKMGAGIDYVMVNKHSLFLDTRCLYVVTTDGHKQDFSYLKCLENMIKGKYPDLAEAFVAKYFRKSRGNRERGVAPENSQGNRDQSVTQDDNSQGNRDQSVAQDDNEGEVKQ, via the exons CTTACAGCATCAGTCAGTGGCTTTCCTATTAACCATGTTAGTCAACTCTCGAATTCCTACCTTGGTTTGCCCCTCGAATTTGGTAAATGTAGTGCATGTGGTACATCAGAACCTGGACAATGTGAAG GTCATTTTGGATATATTGAATTACCAATTCCAATATACCATCCTAGCCATATCAGTGAATTAAAGCGACTGTTGAGTTTGCTTTGCTTGAAGTGCCTAAAATTGAAGAACAAG TTTCAGATGAAAAGTGGCAGTGTCGCTGAAAGATTGCTATCGTCCTGTTGTGAG AATACTCCACAAGTTTCAATCAAAGAGGTTAAGACAACAGATGGTGCTTGTTATTTGGAGTTGAAGCAGCCATCTAGACAATCAAAAACTAACTGGAATTTTTTAGAGAGATATGGTTTTCGCTATGGTGATCATCATACTCGAACTCTTCTGCCTTGTGAG GTGGTGGAAATACTCAAGAGAATTCCTGCACAGACAAGACGGAAACTTTCTGGGAAAGGGTTCTTCCCACAAGAGGGATATATTTTGCAGTATTTGCCTGTTCCCCCAAATTGTTTATCTGTCCCGGACGTTTCGGACGGCGTTAGCGTCATGTCCTCG GATCTTTCTACATCAATGCTGAGAAAGGTTCTGAAGCAAGTTGAGATCATCAAAAGTTCAAGGTCTGGTACCCCAAATTTTGAATCGCATGAAGTAGAAGCTAACGATTTGCAATCAGCAGTTGAGCAATATCTTCAAGTTAGGGGTACTGTTAAAGCATCCCGCAGCATAGATGCACGATACGGGGTTAACAAAGATGCTAGTGATTCGTCAACGAAAGCATGGCTAGAGAAAATGAGAACACTGTTTATTAGAAAGGGTTCAGGGTTTTCTTCACGCAGTGTGATTACTGGTGATCCATACAAAAAGGTGAATGAGATTGGTATTCCATCTGAAATTGCTCAGAGAATTACTTTCGAGGAAAGGGTTCACATGCACAACATGAGATATTTGCAAAATCTGGTGGATAACAAGTTGTGTTTGACCTACAGAGATGGTGGTTCTACATATTCATTGAGGGAGGGGTCAAAGGGGCATACGTTTTTGAGACCTGGTCAGGTGGTACATAGGCGAATTATGGATGGAGATATTGTTTTCATAAATAGGCCACCGACGACACATAAGCATTCATTGCAGGCACTTTCagtatatgtacatgatgatcATACAGTGAAGATAAATCCCCTAATTTGTGGGCCATTAAGTGCTGATTTTGATGGAGATTGTATTCACTTGTTCTATCCGCAGTCTTTATCAGCAAAAGCAGAGGTTTATGAGCTCTTTTCAGTGGAGAAGCAGTTGCTTAGCTCCCATAGTGGCAACCTAAATTTGCAGTTGGCGACTGATTCATTGTTGTCACTCAGAGTTATGCTTAAGACATTTTTGTTTAAAAAGGCAGATGCTCAACAATTGTCTATGTTTCTCTCTTCAGCTTTGCCAGAACCTGCTTTTTTAAAGGGTAATCATGTTGCTCCATGTTGGACAGCCTTCCAAATTCTGCAGACCGCTTTTCCTGCATGCCTAGATTGCTCCAGTGATAGATACTTAATTGGAAAAAGTGATATATTGAAAGTTGATTTCAATAAGGACCTTATGCAGTCTGTCATCAATGAAGTTGTGGCATCTATTTTCTATGAGAAGGGTCCAAAAGAGGTTCTTAACTTCTTTGATTCTTTACAACCTTTATTGATGGAGAATATTTTTGCAGAGGGCTTCACTGTTTGTCTAGAAGATTTTTCCGTCTCCAGGGAAGTTATAGAAAATATTCAGAAGGATATTCAGGTTATATCTCCCCTGCTTTATCAGTTAAGGTCAACTTATAATGAATTGGTTGAGTTGCAAATGGAGAATCACATTCGAGTAGCCAAAGCGCCAATAGCTGATTTCATACTAAAAACATCCTCTTTGGGTAATTTAATTGACTCTAGGAGTGATTCTGCTGTCAATAAGGTTGTTCAGCAGATTGGATTCCTGGGAATGCAACTTTCTGATAAAGGAAAATTCTACTCAAAGACTTTGGTTGAAGATGTGGCTCACCAATTTCAAAGCATATATCCTTCAGATGCAATCGATTATCCTTCTGCTGAGTTTGGACTGATTAAAAGTTGCTTTTTCCGTGGGCTTGATCCGTATGAGGGCATTGTACATTCAATATCTACAAGAGAAGTAATGGTTCGCTCTACTAGAGGATTGTCTGAACCTGGGACCTTGTTTAAGAATTTGATGGCCATCCTTCGTGATGTTGTTATTTGTTATGATGGCACAGTTAGAAATGTCAGTAGCAATTCAATAATACAATTtcaatatgggctaagtgctagAACTAGACCTCAATTCCCCGCTGGTGAACCTGTGGGTGTCTTAGCTGCTACTGCAATGTCAAATCCAGCATATAAAGCAGTTCTTGATTCATCTCCTAGTAGCAATTCTTCTTGGGAACTGATGAAG GAAATATTGCTTTGCAAAGTAAGTTTCAAAAATGACCCAATTGACCGCCGTGTAATTCTGTATTTGAAAGATTGTGATTGTGGGAGAAAGTATTGCCAAGAAAATGCAGCATATCTTGTTAAGAATCATTTGAGAAGAGTCAAACTTAAAGATATTGCAGTAGATTTCATCATTGA ATACCAGCAGCAGCAAATTGTGTCAGAAATAGAGGCAGGCCTTGTTGGGCATATCCTTCTCAATAAG GATCTTTTGAAGGAGTTGAGTGTTAGTGTGCAAGAGATTCATATGAAGTGCCAAGAAACTATTAACTCCTTTTGTAAGAAGAAAAAAACTGCTGAAACTTTTAAGAGGACAGATTTGTTTGTCAG TGAAAGTTGTTCCATTCAGCAATCCTGTGTGGACAAATGGCTTGACATGCCATGCTTGATGTTCTTTTTTCGAAATACAAATGATGATAATCTAGATAGTGCGATACAAATCCTGGCTGACATCATCTACCCTGTTCTTCTACAAACAGTGATCAAGG GTGACCCTCGTATCTGTTCAGCAAAAATTATCTGGGTTAACCCTGATGCAACAACTTGGATAAGAAATCCAAGTAAGACTCAGAAGGGTGAATTGGCTTTGGAAGTTGTTTTGGAGAAATCTGCTGTGAAGCAGAACGGTGATGCCTGGAGGACTGTCATCGATTGTTGTCTTCCAGTGCTAAATATAATTGACACCCATAGGTCTATACCTTATGCCATAAAGCAAGTTGAGCAACTGCTCGGAATTTCTTGTGCTTTTGAACAAGCAGTGCAG CGTCTCTCCACTTCTGTGTCAATGGTGACAAGAGGTGTTCTAAAGGAACACCTCATGCTCTTAGCTAACAGCATGACATGTTGTGGAAATTTAATTGGCTTCAACTCTGGTGGTTATAAGACACTATCTCGCTCATTGAATATTCAAGTGCCATTTACTGAGGCAACACTGTTT ACACCAAGAAAGTGCTTTGAAAGGGCTGCTGAGAAATGCTATGACGATTCCTTGTCGAGCATAGTTGCATCCTGTTCTTGGGGTAAACGTGTGGCTGTTGGAACAGGATCACGGTTTGACCTCCTGTGGAATCAGGAG TCTGGATCTGATCAAATGAGTGGAATGGATGTGTACAACTTTCTGCACATGGTTTGTGGTGCTGGTGGAAGCAATTCTAATACTGCTTGCCTGGGAGAAGAAGTTGATGATTTAATGGATGAGTGGTGCTTGTCTCCAGACCATAGCACTGGTTTAGATAAGCCGGTGTTTGAGGACGCAGCTGAATTTGAGAATAATTTAGACGGTCAGTCAGCTAGTGCAAATTGGGAAAAAGATGTGTCTTTGGACAAGGTGTCAGATGTTGGTTGGGATGCATCTGGATGGAATAAAAATGTTGAGGATGTTGACAAATTTGCTGCAGCTGCGACCAGTTCGGAGAAGCAAAATGAGTGGTCTGGTTGGGGTGCGAGCAAATCTAACTCTCAAGTTGTCTCTCCAAAAGTGGATGTTGGTTGGGATGCTTTGTCTGGATGGAATAAAAATGCGGAGGAAGGTGACAAATTTGCAGCTGCTGCAACCAGTTCGAAGAAGAAAAATGAGTGTTCTGATTGGGGGGCGAGGAAATCTAAATCACAAGATGTTGTCTCTCCAAAAGTGGATGTTGGTTGGGATGCCTTGTCTGCATGGAATAAAAATGCAGAGGATGGTGACAATTTTGCAGCAGCTGCATCCAGTTCAAAGAAGCAAAGCGAGTGGTCTGATTGGGGGATGAGCAAATCTAAATCACAAGATGTCTCTTCAAAAACGGATGGAACTTGTATGAAAGAGAAAACTGAATTGTCTGGTTGGGGGATGAAAAAGTTTGATACACGAGATGTCCTTCCTGTGGAAGAGAGAGCCTCCAAGCCCAATGGTTGGGATTCTGGTGCTAGTTGGGGAATAATGAGCAAAGAATCTGAAGAACTTGATGCTAGTGCTGCAGCGCCATGGTCTGGTTGGGGGACAAAAGATTCCACCCCTAAAAAATCTTTGGACGAAACTTCCAAATCTAGTAGCTGGGATACTGTTTCTTCTTGGGGAAAGAAGATTGCTGCAGTTCATGAATCTGGCTTCACTGGAAATGATAACCAGCCGGACCAAGGGAGAATTGAAAATGAATGGGATAATAAAGCAAGTCATGTAAAGCCGGTGCAGTCAGCATCTGGTTGGAATAAcaaagtgacagaggaaaaggtAGTTCAACCGACATCTAGTTGGGATGAAAAAGCTTCTTGGGAAAAGCCAGTTCAGTCAATGTCTGGTTGGGTTTCCTCATCTGTTGCAGGCTCAGATGAGTCACCTACAAAAGGCTGGAGTAAGAATAGTGCTTGGGACCAACAAAAGTCACAGACAATGAATAATGCTTGGGACCAACAAAAGTCACCTGCAACAAATAGTTCCTGGGATCGGCAAAAATCATCTACGGCAAATAATTCTTGGGACCAGCAAAAGCCACCAGCAAATAGTTCTTGGGACCAAGAAAAGTCACCTACAATGAATAATTCATGGGACCAACAAAAGTCACCTGAATGTTCACAGGGTTGGGGCACCCTTAATGACTTAAACCAACCTGCAAGTTCTAGTGGCTGGGATATGCCACAGGGTGAGGATAACACTCAAAATGAAAAACAGCATCAGTGGGGACAGAGTAAGGGCTCACGTCGTTGGGCTTCAGATGCTAATAAGAAGAATCGTCCTGTGAAGCCAGCTCGAATGATGAATGATGATTCCAGTATGGCTGCAATGTACACTGTTACAAGACAAAGACTAGACATGTTTACTTCTGAGGAGAAAGATATTCTGTCGGATGTTGAGCCACTCATGCAGTCAATCAGAAAAATAATGCACCAGACTGG GTACAACGATGGGGATCCGCTGTCTGCCGATGATCAGACGTTTGTTCTTGATAATGTTTTAGCTCATCATCCAGACAAAGCTGTAAAAATGGGTGCTGGTATTGATTATGTCATG GTAAACAAGCACAGCCTTTTCCTGGATACCAGGTGCCTCTATGTTGTCACAACCGATGGTCATAAGCAAGATTTCTCTTATCTCAAGTGTCTGGAGAACATGATCAAGGGGAAATATCCTGATTTGGCTGAAGCTTTTGTTGCAAAATATTTCCGAAAATCTCGAGGGAACCGTGAGCGAGGTGTTGCTCCAGAGAATTCTCAAGGGAACCGCGACCAAAGTGTTACTCAAGATGATAACTCTCAAGGGAACCGTGACCAAAGTGTTGCTCAAGACGATAATGAGGGGGAGGTTAAGCAGTAG